In Cotesia glomerata isolate CgM1 linkage group LG1, MPM_Cglom_v2.3, whole genome shotgun sequence, one genomic interval encodes:
- the LOC123271981 gene encoding tRNA (guanine(37)-N1)-methyltransferase, whose protein sequence is MVARLIKYLSRILNYNNTLKIMNENTKMDNLLAPPDSVRGMTVLNREVFNKTIEIPCLILDISKNDNNTVMGVVKKYFLKLKKFKSFTQDNENLTIYLDPRKVKKLDDIEESDRNKLNTISKLKFEKTQIKLNYHNWHADQLFRVILPNDIEIPTSYTKVGHILHLNLRDNQLPYKKIIGEIYLDTIPQTKTVVNKITNIETEFRNFKMEILAGDKNTVTTVKENNCQFTFDFAKVYWNSRLSTEHTNVLKFMNKNDVLYDVFAGVGPFSIPAARKGVQVLANDLNPESFKWLQKNATANKAKKIVSFNIDGRDFLSSEVKKHLLERRSRNQDGSEHIVMNLPAVAIEFCDVFRGWMDDNEIKLMSNKFPLIHVYCFVRVNKIDDPKPVAQTLVEEILETKLTPESLKIIHHVRNVAPNKEMMRVSFYLTEEMIKSEEPVRKKIKFDQDDNCIEKIADSDGEKQKNIENKKCLQG, encoded by the coding sequence ATGGTTgcaagattaataaaatatttaagccgaattttgaattataacaatacgttgaaaataatgaatgaaaataCAAAGATGGATAATTTACTGGCTCCACCAGATTCTGTACGTGGCATGACAGTTTTAAACCGggaagtatttaataaaactattgAAATACCATGCTTAATATTGGATATATCAAAGAATGATAACAATACTGTGATGGGTGtagttaaaaagtattttttaaaattaaaaaaattcaaatcattcactcaagacaatgaaaatttaacaatatatttaGATCCAcggaaagtaaaaaaattggatGATATCGAAGAGTCAGatcgtaataaattaaatacaattagtaaattaaaatttgagaaaacacaaataaaattaaattatcacaaTTGGCACGCCGATCAATTATTCCGTGTTATATTACCAAATGATATTGAAATACCTACATCGTACACGAAAGTTGGTCATAtacttcatttaaatttacgTGATAATCAGTTaccatataaaaaaataattggagaaatttatttagatacAATTCCACAAACTAAAACAGTAGTCAATAAAATCACTAATATTGAAACAGAGTTTCGTAATTTTAAGATGGAAATACTTGCTGGTGATAAAAACACAGTGACAActgttaaagaaaataattgtcaATTTACATTTGATTTTGCAAAAGTTTATTGGAATTCAAGATTATCTACAGAGCATACTAATGTGTTAAagtttatgaataaaaatgacgTTCTTTATGATGTATTTGCTGGAGTTGGTCCATTTTCGATACCCGCTGCGCGTAAAGGTGTTCAAGTATTGGCGAATGATTTAAATCCAGAGTCTTTTAAGTGGTTACAGAAGAATGCAACTGCTAACAaggctaaaaaaattgtttcattCAATATAGATGGTCGTGATTTTTTGAGTAgtgaagttaaaaaacatttacttGAAAGACGTTCCCGCAATCAAGATGGTAGTGAACATATTGTTATGAATTTACCAGCAGTAGCTATTGAATTTTGTGACGTCTTTCGCGGTTGGATGGACGATAATGAAATCAAGTTAATGTCTAATAAATTTCCTCTTATTCATGTGTATTGTTTTGTTAGAgtcaataaaattgatgaccCGAAACCTGTGGCACAGACATTAGTTGAAGAAATATTGGAAACCAAACTTACGCCTGAGTCATTGAAAATCATTCATCATGTGAGAAATGTTGCGCCTAATAAAGAAATGATGAGAGTATCATTCTATTTGACTGAAGAAATGATAAAATCTGAGGAGccagtaagaaaaaaaataaaatttgatcagGATGATAattgtattgaaaaaattgcagaTAGTGATGgggaaaaacaaaaaaatatcgaaaacaaaaaatgtctTCAAGGTTAA